In Bradyrhizobium sp. 170, the DNA window GCGGCGCGCTCAGCATCGCCGACGCCGACCAGGGCCAGGCCAACTTCACCGCCCAGGCCGGCACCGCCGGCAGCAACGGCTATGGCAGCTTCACGCTCGATGCCGCCGGCAACTGGAGCTACAGCGCCGACGACAGCCAGACCGCGATCCAGCAGCTCGGCGCCGGCCAGTCGATCACCGATAGCTTCACCGCCGTCTCCTCCGACGGCTCCGCCAGCCAGCTCGTCACCGTCACCATCACCGGCACCAACGACATCGCCGTGATCAGCGGCGTCGCCACCGGCGGCGTCACCGAAGACGTCGGCGTCGTCGCCGGCAACCTCGCCACCAGCGGCGCGCTCAGCATCGCCGACGCCGACCAGGGCCAGGCCAACTTCACCGCCCAGGCCGGCACCGCCGGCAGCAACGGCTATGGCAGCTTCACGCTCGATGCCGCCGGCAACTGGAGCTACAGCGCCGACGACAGCCAGACCGCGATCCAGCAGCTCGGCGCCGGCCAGTCGATCACCGATTCCTTTACCGCCGTCTCGTCCGACGGCTCCGCCAGCCAGCTCGTCACCGTCACCATCACCGGCACCAACGACATCGCCGTGATCAGCGGCGTCGCCACCGGCGGCGTCACCGAAGACGTCGGCGTCGTCGCCGGCAACCTCGCCACCAGCGGCGCGCTCAGCATCGCCGACGCCGACCAGGGCCAGGCCAACTTCACCGCCCAGGCCGGCACCGCCGGCAGCAACGGCTACGGCAGCTTCACGCTCGATGCCGCCGGCAACTGGAGCTACAGCGCCGACGACAGCCAGACCGCGATCCAGCAGCTCGGCGCCGGCCAGTCGATCACCGATTCCTTTACCGCCGTCTCCTCCGACGGCTCCGCCAGCCAGCTCGTCACCGTCACCATCACCGGCACCAACGACATCGCCGTGATCAGCGGCGTCGCCACCGGCGGCGTCACCGAAGACGTCGGCGTCGTCGCCGGCAACCTCGCCACCAGCGGCGCGCTCAGCATCGCCGACGCCGACCAGGGCCAGGCCAACTTCACCGCCCAGGCCGGCACCGCCGGCAGCAACGGCTATGGCAGCTTCACGCTCGATGCCGCCGGCAACTGGAGCTACAGCGCCGACGACAGCCAGACCGCGATCCAGCAGCTCGGCGCCGGCCAGTCGATCACCGATTCCTTTACCGCCGTCTCCTCCGACGGCTCCGCCAGCCAGCTCGTCACCGTCACCATCACCGGCACCAACGACATCGCCGTGATCAGCGGCGTCGCCACCGGCGGCGTCACCGAAGACGTCGACGTCGTCGCCGGCAACATCTCAACCAGCGGCGCGCTCAGCATCGCCGACGCCGACCAGGGCCAGGCCAACTTCACCGCCCAGGCCGGCACCGCCGGCAGCAACGGCTACGGCAGCTTCACGCTCGATGCCGCCGGCAACTGGAGCTACAGCGCCGACGACAGCCAGACCGCGGTCCAGCAGCTCGGCGCCGGCCAGTCGATCACCGATTCCTTTACCGCCGTCTCGTCCGACGGCTCCGCCAGCCAGCTCGTCACCGTCACCATCACCGGCACCAACGACATCCCGGTTGCGGTCAATGACAGCACCTCGGTGAACGAAGATGCCACCACGGCTAACCTGCGGTCCCTCCTGTTGTCGAACGACACGGATCCGGATAGTGGCGAGACCGCGACCCTGAAGATCACCGGCGTGACGCAGGGCGCCAAGGGCACGGTGGTTCTCAGCGACAGTGGTACGGCGTTCAACTTCAGCGACGACGTCTTGACCTACTCAGCCGACGGCAACGTGTTGGATGCACTGGCGGTGGGTCAAAGCACGACCGACACCTTCACCTACACAATAACCGACGCCCAAGGCGCCACCAATACCGCCACTGCGACGGTGACCATCACCGGCACCAACGACACCCCGGTTGCGGTCAATGACAGCACCTCGGTGAACGAAGATGCCACCACGGCTAACCTGCGGTCCCTCCTGTTGTCGAACGACACGGATCCGGATAGTGGCGAGACCGCGACCCTGAAGATCACCGGCGTGACGCAGGGCGCCAAGGGCACGGTGGTTCTCAACAACAACGGTACGCCATTCGACTTTAGTGACGACACCGTGACCTACACGGCCGATGGCAACGTGTTGGATGCGTTGGCGGTAGGTCAGAGCACCACCGACAGCTTCACCTACACAGTAACCGACGCCCAAGGCGCCACCAATACCGCCACCGTGATGGTGACCATCAACGGCGTCAACGATGCGGCGAACGACTTGATCTTCTCCTACACAGGTGCCTCAGGAAATTCGTTGCCGAGCGGCGCCTTTGGGCAGATTTCGGTCGTCGACCCGGATGGCGGCGCCCAGCCATATTCGTTCTCAGCCACCGGTCTTAGCGCAACGACTCTTGCGGGGGGAGTGGCGACTAACTTTGCCGGTGACCTTACAGTGAGTTCGTCTGGTGTCATCAGCGCCAGCAACCTGGACGACAATCGCGTGTATGAACTGTCCGTGCAAGTAACCCAGGGTACGAGCACTTTCACCGAGACCTTCAGCGTTATCACGGGCACGAACGCGAGCGACACCGTTACCGGCAGTGCCGCTGTCGGCGATGATGTAATCTTTGCGCAAGGCGCTGGCGACATCATCCTGGCAGGTTCCGGAGACGATACTGTGTTTGGTCAATCGAACGATGACCAAATCCACGGTGGCGCTGGCAATGACACGTTATACGGCGCAAACGGCAATGACTCATTTTTCTTTGACACTGCACTCGACCAAACAACTAATGTGGACACGATCAAGGATTTCAACGCCAACTCAGCGGACCAGATACATCTAGAGAACTCAATCTTCACCGCGCTGTCCGCCACAGGCGTCCTGAATGCAACCAACTTCAACGCAAGCGCTGGTGGCAACGCTGCGGATGGGAACGATTTCGTTCTGTACGATACCAGCAACGGCAATCTCTACTACGACGCCGACGGCAACGGCTCGGGTAACAAAGTCCTGGTTGCCAAGATCGATCCTACAGGGGTAAGCGGCACGGTGAATGCTGCGGACTTCCTCATTATCTAATCGCCTTGAGGCGAATGCATGTGGCTGGGCCGGCTCTTTGAGGCCGGTCTGACTGCTTTCTTGGCGGTGGATTGGGTCAGGGTGATTGCGGACTTCAAGCAGAGCGTGCTCAGTGTTCGTTCGTAGGCATCCGCAATCCCTGGACATTGCTCGAAAACGCCAATTTCGTAAGCGAATTCAAAGCGATTTGCCCCGTCCAGTCCCTCGCGCAAAAACAATTTCCTTCTCGGTCACCCCAAATCAGCACTATCAATTCCGCCGTCTCATCCCTCACGAGGGGCGGATCGCGAGTCGTCACGGACGCGGGGTGGGATGCGGTGGACGCAGCAGCGTCAGGCGCGAGAAGTTGTTCGCAGGGCGGTTATCCGTGAGCGAGCACGGCGCGCAGGACGTACGGCGCTGAAGCGTACGGCAAAACCGTGTGGTCCCGACACCCGTGGCTGGTGCCAAGCTGCCGGTGGCGAATTCGGTCCGACCGGATCGATTGTGCCATCAAGCCGGCAGCGATGGAGGCAAGACGAATTCGTCTCCAGGGAGAGCGCGGCATAAGCCGTCAAACCATTGCGCAGGGAATGCCGGAGTGCTCCGGCTGTACCTGTATGCTCGTGTGCGCACTTCCTCGTGCACATTGCACACGAGACCGCGGGTGCAGCAAGCACCCGGCATTCCCTGCTCCCTCATTTTAGAGGGAGGGAATTCCAGCAAACCTCGGGCGCAAATGCGCCGCGAGAAGGCGAGGTCATGTTTACGAACGTTGACGCAAACAAATTCACTATGCCCGGCAATGAACCGCGCCGGCGTGAGGTAGCTTGCGGCGCTTCAGGCTTCGTTCTTCGGAATGTACTTCCCGAGCACGCACTTGTAGCGCTGCAATCGCCATTCGCGATACGGCCCCTTGGCGAGCCAGTCGGCAATTCCGATCTGCGCGTTGACCGCGCAGGCGCTCATGGTGATGCCGGACTGGTCGCTGGTGGTGACGACTTTTTCGAGACAGAGCTGGCTGTTGCAGAGAACGGCGACGAGAGTGACGAGCATGGCGACCTTCGTTGATAAGGAAAATCCAATTCGTTCAGCTTCGTTCAACCAATGCAGGGTTCATGCCAACATTGGTGCACGCCGTTTTTTTGGACGCTCCCTTACGCGAATTGACCTGTAAATACGCAACCCTTCCGTAGCCGTGCTTTTTTGCGCGGGACGGATACCGGCAACGCCGGGGAAATGCGAACTGTGCTGAGAGTAGGGGCGGGCGTGGACGATTCGCAAAGCGTAGAACTACGGGACCGTGCCGGAATGGCCGTGACTGTCTTAACGCTGCAACAGTTTTGATTGCGCTGCCCGGGCTCGCGATGAATCGCACACTTCGTAGGATGGGTAGAGCGTAGCGAAACCCATCACCGTTCGGGCAGCAATATTGATGGGTATCGCTGCGCTCCACCCATCCTACAAATCGGGCTCGCTCGCTATTTGAGTTCGCTCGCGAAGCCGCAAGATTCAGATTTTCCGATTGATTTCGTCCTCGAAGCGCATTTCAGACTCAATCAGGACATCGCGCCATGTTGGTTTCGCGTTCCACGTGCAGAGCGGTTCCCTCCCGCGAGCAGAATGAGACATTCGTGCAACAACCATCGTCCGAAATTCCGGAAGGCGCATCGTTAAGAAGCTACTGCCTGCTCGTCGAGATATAATCGCATCGACGAATCCGAAAAGGAGTTTTCGATGTCGAAGTTTGCGATTGGCGAGCAAGTCGAAAACGTTGCCAACGATCACGAGTCGGGCACGGTTGTCGCCGTGTTTCCGACCGTTGACGGAAGCTTCAGATATGCCGTCGACACGGAAGGCTACGGCACACTCCAGTTCTTCGCCGAGGAGAAGCTGGCTTTCGCCGTTACGAGGCAGGGTGCCACATGACAGGCCGCGCAACCACGCAAGCGATCGCTGCGACCGAATTGACGGAAGGCGACAGCGATGCCGTGCGCATCAGGCATCAGCTTGACGCCTGGGCCAATGCCTCAAATCGCACCCCTAGATTGGTGGCAACACCTGCGGAAGACGTAAGCGTTGAATCATCCGGCGAGGTGCCGTTGCCGGCGACGAAGCGCGGCCGCGCCTCTCCGGCATCCAAGGCCGCCAAAGGCACCAAGGCTAAGGCAGCCAAGACAGCCAAGACCAAGGCGACCGAGGCCAAGACGACCGAGGCTGATGGCGAGCCGGAGGCGTCCAACGCGCCGCTTGAGCCGCCGACAGTTTTCGTCGCGCCTGCCGTGCCGGAGGCCGTTCCCGCCACCCCGGAACGCGCGCGCGCCAGTCGCGCCTTTGCCCTTGTTGCAGCGCTCGCACTGGCGACGGTTGCTGCCTATTTTTCAGTCGCGGGCATGGCCGAGATATTTCCCGGCGCGCCGGTTGCGGTCATGGTGCTCGCCGCCACCATGGAAGGCGGCAAGCTCGTGATCGCCGGATGGCTGGCCGCGCATTGGCGCCGGACCAACTGGAAAATGCGCTTCGTTATGGTGGGCCTGGTTGCCGGCCTTGCGCTGATCAACGCCGCCGGCGTGTTCGGCAAGCTGGTCGAGGCGCATGTCAGCGTCGCGGCCACGTCGCGTTCCGGCGTTACCGAGCGCCTTGAAGCGCTCGACGCCCGCGTCACGGCGCAAACGGCTGCCGTAGCCGATCTGGATAGCCGTATCGCGCAGATCGACCGGGCCGTCGACGAATCGACACGGCGCGGCCGGGTGACCCGGGCCATCAACATCGCCACGCAGCAGCGCCTGACGCGCGATGGGTTGGATACGCAGCGGCAGGCGGCAACTGCAACGCTGGTCGGTCTGCAGGCACAGCGCGCAGCGCTGGCTGGCGAACGTTCCCGCATCGAAGCATCCGCAGGCCCGATCCAGTATCTTGCGATGATGGTCGGCGTCGCGCCCGAAGTCGCGGTGCGATGGCTGATATTGTTGATGGTGCTGTGCTGCGATCCCGCAGCGATCGCCTTGACGGTCGCTGCGTCCGCTTCGCGAACTCGCGACCCGAGGCAAGAGCCAGCCGCAGTAGCCACTTCTCCAAGCTGGTGATGGCTGCATTAACGACGAGATGAACCATCGGCCCAGCACGATCAGCAACGACTCGCCTATTGCTAACATTCGGCGTATAAGTATCTCCCATGAGTTGGGATGCGAAAGACGTAGCACTGCTCAAAGAACTCTGGGCCGCGGGCCACAGTGCCGGTCAGATCGCAAGTCGGCTCGGCTACAGCCGCAACGCCGTGAGTGCCAAGCTGAAGCGCCTGGGCCACAAGCGGGGTCACAAGCCGCCGACGGCCAACCCCAGGATCGTGGCCGTGCCAACGCGTAAGCCAGCGTTGGCCGCAGCCTGTGCCCGGCCGGTGGATCGGGTGGTGTCGACGCGGAAGCCGGTCGCGAAGCAGACCAAGGAACTCACCAAGGAGCTAACCAAGCGTGAGCTTTACGCCATGCTGGCGAATGCGGTCAGGAATACGGGCTGACGCTTGCTGCCCCGGAGCATGATCTGGAAAAGTGTGAAGCGGTTTTCCCTCGCGACAAACGCGGAACGCGCTTGCGCGGAGATCATGCTCAAACAATAACCTGAAGCGCGGTGACGATTCGTCCCGAATTCATCGCGCTTTAGCGGGGAGCATTGGCAGGCGAGAGGATTGGTATGATCAATCCGCTCCTGACGGGAGCGGAGGCGAGGCGAGTTTGCAGCCTTCCCGCCAGCAGCCTTGCCGCCAGCAGCCTTGCCGCCATGGGCGGCAAGTGCGTGCCTGAACCGCTTACATCGTCCTGCCTTTGGACAATTTCGCGGTTCTCGCCCCTTTGGACAATTTTACGTTTCGCGCGCGTTTGGCCGCGCTGTAGTCGCCTCGAGCAGCCAGCCGCTTGCCCTTCTTGATCTTCGCTTCCGCCACATGCGTTTTCGGCTTCGCTTCCGCGGCCTGTGTTTTCGCTCCACCGCGGCGAGAGGCATATTCCCTTCCGTCGATCGGCGCCACGTGCGGCGGGTCCCTATCGAGATAGGGCCGTCCGATGCCAAATTCCTTGCCGCGTTCGTCGATCCATTTCCAGAGCTTTTCGGTAGAGACCCATCGCTGGCCCCGGGTCGCGCCCTTGACGCTCACGATATCGGCCGCAAGCCCGCGGCCATAGCCGCCACGGGTACTCCCGCCATGGTAGGACCTGTCGGTTGCAGCCTTCAGCCCGGTTGCGATCGATTGACGGTAGTCATCGCGGAACGCGCTGGTGATGCCGGGCTGCAGCCCGGCCTGTTCCGCGGCGTGGAGCGTATGAAAGAGCTTTATCTTGAAACTGCGATCCATACCTCCGATCACGTAGTCCATCATCGTCATGCCGACTTTTTCCGCCGCCTTCGGGTCTTTCCAGCCGAACTCCTCGTCGACACGCCTGGTAAAAGTCCTGGTGACAGTCACCGTTTTGCCCTTGCGCTTGACCGTCACTTTCCTCCGCTCATGCACCTTGATGGCATCGATCTTGGGCGCCCGTTCGTAGAGCGCCCACAGGTACCGATCGATGCAGATCTCCGCGACAAGGCACTCCTCATTGATTTCGATGGTGCTCACGGCCGGCAGGGCATTGTCGGGCGCCGTTGTAACTTCCTCGGGCGAAAACACCTGCGACGAATCGGTTGAGGCGACGACAAAAGGTTTTGGCTCATCCAGGCTTGGCGCCGTGTCGGCGGCCTTCTCTGGCGCGGGATCAGGCGTGCTTGCCAGCGCGCGCTCGGCGGATGGTGCTTCGGGCGGAACCACCTGCGACGAATCCGGCAGCGAGGCCACGACAAAAGTTTTCGGCTCATCCAGGCTTGGCGCCGTGTCGGTGGCCTTCTGTGGCGTGGCTTCTGCGGCCGTTGCCATCGCAACATCGCCGACGGCGGCGTTCGCTACTACGGTCGCCTGCGGTATGGCCGTGGGCCCGGTGCTTGCGACGAGCGTTGGTTCGTGGCGTTCCACGATTGACTTCGCGCCGGCGTTCTCGACGGAAGCGCCGATGTGCTGGGTGGAAGCTGAACCGAAGCCTGCGAGCCAGGCGAGAACACAGCTCGCGAGAGCCAGGCCCGCGACAAAATTGATTCGGCGCTGCGCCTTCGTTGCCAATCGCCATGGGTCCATGATCCGGCCTCCCCAGGCTCCGCATGAGCCCAATTACACAGCCAAGCACGCGACGACGCGCATTGTTCGCACTGCGAAATGAATGCGCAACTGCGGGAAGCTACGGGATCATCGAATTTTTTAAAAGTGTTGCTTCAATACAACGCGCGGCGGCGTGGAACTTGCTGTGTCATTCTGCGACGTCGGCGTGCGAGCCTCGTATTCGGAGCAAGCTCGCAGGGCGGATTAGCGAAGCATAATCCGCCACATGGTTCGTCGAGTCGTGCTAGCGGCGGCGGGTTACCCGCCCTACGAACCGTTACCCCAGCAACACCGCATCCGCGCCGTTCACGGCTTCCGCGCTGTCGGTGACCGTCCTCTCCAGCGAGCCCGCTTGCACGGTGATGTTCTCCGCAAAGAACCGCGCGACTGTCACGTAGCGCTGCGGATCGCCGGCCTCGCCGTTGCCCTTGGCGGCCAGCGCTTCGCCGGCCAGCATGCAGCCGCCGAGCGTCGAGCCGAACAGGCGCAGATAGGGCGTGGCGCCGGCGAGCGCGTCGTTCGGCGCAGACGCCACGCGCTCCAACAGCCATTTGCTGGCGCGCTCCAGCGAGCCGAGCGCATCGCGCAGTTTTGGTCCCGTGGTGCCGAACGTGGGATCGTTGGAGGCCTCGACCTGCTTGACGATGCCGCCCAGTTCATCGAGCAGCGCCCAGACCGATGCGCCGCCGTTCGCCGCGAGCTTGCGCGTCACGAGGTCGATCGACTGGATGCCGTTGGTGCCCTCATAGATCGTGGTGATGCGCGCGTCGCGATAATGCTGCGCGGCGCCGGTCTCCTCGATGAAGCCCATACCGCCATGGATCTGCACGCCGAGATATGCCACCTCGTTGCCGATATCGGTGGAGAAG includes these proteins:
- a CDS encoding GcrA family cell cycle regulator; amino-acid sequence: MSWDAKDVALLKELWAAGHSAGQIASRLGYSRNAVSAKLKRLGHKRGHKPPTANPRIVAVPTRKPALAAACARPVDRVVSTRKPVAKQTKELTKELTKRELYAMLANAVRNTG